One Cardiocondyla obscurior isolate alpha-2009 linkage group LG16, Cobs3.1, whole genome shotgun sequence genomic region harbors:
- the LOC139108805 gene encoding uncharacterized protein, giving the protein MSASGIWCMLILLTFTQDSLATHHEKVSQLEKPKEYLRHQQNYRSPGFADRKHVDPTEFHAVDGALRPTIVHPLAEIARPGAEATTAERLSRRTENRPTIARDFFRPTEIHSARESRLRLAEVRSTSQKLVEREETRRRAVAIRSAEILPTSGKIRAPSAEVVAEARSVPQTEDRNFAAEVSSTETRSADVFWTEIDQADMSSIERSQIRHGRSRSHFARQKMEDSARDGSKDAANRIKTDIRGDRENHFETRQVEKTIDFPEGSVSPRRNHSWLFERNFSKDNSVNSQSPDRIENNVSEGLESLLKLYQGKRDSVAEENTPGLPTRNLSWLIEQNIAKDNANSRALDQIRDETWKESMERDIQDTLKVHYSDNHGVLRSSPDSLKSSYKDDPLSKLKKAMSLNRTAASVSAIERNTTENVDALEDISESGRDLEEEISQDAVLDYASFEEPANSSSYDQSIRRRLQTAQVDIVTRFLRIIENQHTLGENCTAGTDLNLGEGVVDQYAQERFRLEAEFAVNRANMLTRLWKYAPEVMLSSEYLLHASVLSMVEFDEDIFAAGNCYDKLQYRDRWLYCPFAHRLPNQDGILVKDLAIQYKYLSNSSEWFYIARKNAERVIASYEQFSRGKSF; this is encoded by the coding sequence ATGAGTGCGTCAGGTATCTGGTGCATGCTCATCTTGCTCACGTTCACGCAAGATTCCCTCGCTACCCATCACGAGAAGGTCTCCCAGCTCGAGAAGCCGAAGGAGTACCTGCGCCATCAGCAGAATTACCGCTCGCCGGGCTTCGCCGACCGCAAACACGTCGATCCGACGGAGTTCCACGCCGTTGACGGAGCTCTCCGCCCGACGATCGTTCACCCGCTCGCGGAAATCGCCCGCCCGGGGGCGGAAGCGACGACGGCGGAGAGATTGAGTCGCCGCACGGAAAACCGTCCGACGATCGCGCGAGACTTCTTCCGGCCGACGGAGATCCATTCTGCGCGCGAAAGTCGCCTGCGTCTCGCGGAAGTGCGCTCGACCTCGCAGAAGCTCGTAGAACGCGAGGAAACGCGCCGCCGTGCCGTCGCGATAAGATCGGCGGAGATTCTTCCAACGTCCGGGAAAATTCGCGCCCCCTCAGCCGAGGTCGTAGCGGAAGCGCGTTCTGTTCCGCAAACGGAAGACCGGAATTTCGCGGCGGAGGTCTCATCGACGGAGACCCGATCAGCGGACGTTTTCTGGACGGAGATCGATCAGGCGGACATGTCGAGCATCGAAAGATCGCAGATCCGTCACGGGAGATCCAGGAGCCATTTCGCACGGCAGAAGATGGAGGATTCCGCGAGGGACGGTTCGAAGGACGCGGCAAATAGGATCAAGACTGACATTCGCGGTGATCGCGAGAATCACTTCGAGACGCGCCAAGTAGAAAAAACGATTGATTTTCCGGAAGGATCCGTCTCGCCGAGGCGCAATCATTCCTGGCTTTTCGAGAGAAATTTCTCAAAGGACAACTCGGTCAACAGCCAATCTCCCGATCGAATTGAGAATAATGTTTCAGAGGGACTGGAGAGTTTACTCAAGCTGTATCAGGGTAAGAGGGACAGCGTCGCCGAGGAAAATACACCCGGTCTTCCCACGCGTAATCTTTCCTGGCTGATTGAACAGAATATCGCTAAAGATAATGCGAACAGCCGGGCCCTCGATCAGATCAGAGACGAGACTTGGAAAGAGAGCATGGAACGAGACATTCAAGATACACTAAAAGTCCATTATTCGGATAACCACGGTGTCCTACGATCGAGCCCCGATTCCCTCAAGAGCTCTTACAAAGACGACCCCCTGAGCAAATTGAAGAAAGCGATGTCTCTAAATAGGACCGCCGCGTCGGTATCCGCGATCGAGCGTAACACAACGGAGAACGTCGACGCGCTCGAGGACATCAGCGAGTCCGGTCGCGACCTCGAAGAGGAAATATCGCAGGACGCAGTTCTGGATTACGCGAGCTTCGAGGAGCCGGCGAACTCCTCGTCGTACGACCAGTCGATTCGCAGGAGGCTGCAAACCGCCCAGGTCGACATCGTTACGCGGTTCCTGCGAATAATCGAGAACCAGCATACCCTGGGCGAGAACTGTACCGCGGGCACGGATTTGAATCTCGGCGAGGGGGTGGTTGACCAATACGCGCAAGAGAGATTTCGCCTGGAGGCGGAATTCGCCGTGAATCGCGCCAACATGCTCACGCGACTCTGGAAATACGCCCCGGAAGTGATGCTGTCGTCCGAGTATCTACTGCACGCGAGCGTGCTCTCCATGGTCGAGTTCGACGAGGACATCTTCGCCGCCGGCAATTGTTACGACAAGCTACAGTACCGAGACCGATGGCTGTATTGCCCTTTCGCCCACCGGCTGCCGAACCAGGATGGCATCCTCGTAAAGGACCTCGCGATCCAGTACAAGTACCTGAGCAACAGCAGCGAGTGGTTCTACATCGCCAGAAAAAACGCCGAGAGGGTGATTGCCAGCTACGAGCAGTTCAGCCGCGGTaagtcattttaa